GCCGTTTCATGCAGATGCAGAACGGCTCGATGGTCTGCGCCCGAGGCGGGTTTTCGGGACAGAGCGTGGAAGCCGGCCCATGAGACTATTGTCCCATATCAATAGACTCGTCACAGGCCCAGTATCCAACCGTACAAAAGGAGATGACCGTGCGAGTTCCCCATAACATCTCAGACGCTGTGATGCGTAAAAATGGGGAGTCGATTATTTCCGCAGATGGTCGTCTCTTACAAACATCCTCTCCTCTTCCAAACATCCTCTCAACTTCATCAACCGTCCGGCTGCAGCCAGTTAACGCAACTGGCCAACGCTGGCTCTTCCGCAAAGGAACTCAAGTGAACTTCAAGTCTTGTTTGATGATCCTGGCAAGTCTCGGATTTGCCGCTCTCCTACTCGGATCGTCGCCAGCTCTTGCCCAAAGGCCGTCACTCGGCTCGGCGCAGAGTTTTGCGGTCCTGGGTGCCTCGACGGTGACCAGTACCGGCCTAAGCACGATCACCGGGGATCTGGGTGTCAGCCCGGGTACCGCAGTCACCGGCTTTCCTCCGGGGACCATGACAGGAACGCGCCACGCGGGTGATGCGGTCGCGCTCCAGGCTCAAAGCGATGTCACCACGGCCTACAACGCCTGTGCGGGCGCTGTGTGCACCACGACCTTGACGGGTCAAGATCTGGGTGGGCACACGCTCAAGCCTGGCGTCTACTGTTTCGCGGCGTCGGCTCCCTTGAACGGAGTCCTCACTCTCGATGCACTGGGGGACACCAATGGGGTCTTCATCTTCCAGATCGGGAGTACGCTCCTGGCGGCGATCAACTCGTCGGTCAAGTTGATCAACGGTGCTCAAGATGCAAACGTGTTCTGGCAGGTTGGCAGCTCCGCCACTCTCGCTGCAGGCGTTGACTTCAAGGGCAACATTATCGCGCTCGCAAGCATCACCCTGAGTAACGGAACCAAGGTATCCGGTCGAGCCCTGGCACGAACTGCCGCCGTGACGATGGATAACAGCAGCGTCTCTGTCGGATCAATCGGCACGCAGCCGGTGACGCCGCCAGTGCCGCCGCCGGTGGCATTTGTGCCCTCACTCGGC
This sequence is a window from Candidatus Krumholzibacteriia bacterium. Protein-coding genes within it:
- a CDS encoding ice-binding family protein, giving the protein MNFKSCLMILASLGFAALLLGSSPALAQRPSLGSAQSFAVLGASTVTSTGLSTITGDLGVSPGTAVTGFPPGTMTGTRHAGDAVALQAQSDVTTAYNACAGAVCTTTLTGQDLGGHTLKPGVYCFAASAPLNGVLTLDALGDTNGVFIFQIGSTLLAAINSSVKLINGAQDANVFWQVGSSATLAAGVDFKGNIIALASITLSNGTKVSGRALARTAAVTMDNSSVSVGSIGTQPVTPPVPPPVAFVPSLGSAQSFAVLGASTVTSTGLSTITGDLGVSPGTAVTGFPPGTMTGTRHAGDPVALQAQSDVTKAYNACAGAVCTTTLTGQDLGGHTLKPGVYCFAASAPLNGVLTLDALGDPKAVFIFQIGSTLLPAINSSVKLINGAQDANVFWQVGSSATLAAGVDFKGNIIALASITLSKGTKVSGRALARTAAVTMDTSSVSTQALALSSR